A section of the Thermus antranikianii DSM 12462 genome encodes:
- a CDS encoding Glu/Leu/Phe/Val family dehydrogenase codes for MAIPAYRSPEDPGLWEAFLERLEKTLRVAAIHPTTVEYLTHPKRLVTVSLPVVMDDGKVRVFQGYRVVHDIARGPAKGGVRIHPKVTLGQTAGLAAWMTLKAAVYDLPFGGAAGGIAADPRLLSRRELERLVRRYTAELVNLIGPDIDILGPDLGTDQQVMAWIMDTYSMTVGSTVPGVVTGKPHALGGSEGRDDAAGLGVALVLKELARRRGLPLEGARVAVQGFGQVGGSFALHAEGMGLKVVAVSTARGAMYQEEGLEVAEVLRHYEATGELPRYDLAPEELFALDVDYLVLAALEGALNGEMAKAVRAKAVLEAANFGLTPEGEAYLLGKGVLVVPDLLTGGGGLLAGYLEWVQDLNMFFWSEEEVRQSFAKSVAKAVAEVCDRAEALSTDLRTGAMALALERVNEATRLRGVYP; via the coding sequence ATGGCTATTCCCGCATACAGGTCCCCGGAGGACCCAGGCCTCTGGGAGGCCTTCCTGGAGCGATTGGAAAAGACGTTAAGGGTGGCGGCGATCCACCCCACCACGGTGGAGTACCTAACCCACCCCAAGCGCCTGGTTACGGTTTCCCTACCCGTGGTCATGGACGACGGGAAGGTGCGGGTTTTCCAGGGTTATCGGGTGGTGCACGATATCGCCCGGGGGCCCGCCAAGGGGGGGGTGAGGATCCATCCCAAGGTGACCCTGGGCCAGACGGCGGGCTTGGCCGCCTGGATGACCTTGAAGGCTGCCGTTTACGATCTGCCCTTTGGCGGGGCGGCGGGGGGCATCGCCGCCGACCCCAGGCTCCTTTCCCGCAGGGAGCTCGAGCGGCTGGTGCGCCGTTATACCGCCGAGCTGGTCAACCTTATTGGGCCCGACATCGACATTCTGGGTCCCGACCTGGGGACCGACCAGCAGGTGATGGCCTGGATCATGGACACCTACTCCATGACCGTGGGCTCCACGGTGCCGGGGGTGGTGACGGGCAAGCCCCATGCCCTTGGGGGAAGCGAGGGCCGGGACGATGCCGCTGGGCTCGGGGTGGCCCTGGTGCTCAAGGAGCTCGCCCGGCGCCGGGGGCTTCCCCTGGAAGGGGCCAGGGTGGCGGTGCAGGGCTTCGGCCAGGTGGGGGGCAGTTTCGCCTTGCATGCCGAAGGGATGGGCTTGAAGGTGGTGGCGGTATCCACGGCCCGGGGGGCCATGTACCAGGAAGAGGGCCTCGAGGTGGCCGAGGTCCTGCGCCACTATGAGGCCACGGGAGAGCTTCCCCGCTACGACCTCGCCCCGGAGGAGCTTTTCGCTTTGGATGTGGACTACCTCGTCCTGGCCGCCCTCGAGGGGGCCTTGAACGGGGAGATGGCCAAGGCGGTCCGGGCCAAGGCGGTGCTGGAGGCCGCCAACTTCGGCCTGACCCCTGAGGGGGAGGCCTATCTCCTGGGCAAGGGAGTCCTGGTGGTGCCGGACCTCCTCACGGGGGGTGGGGGACTTCTGGCGGGTTATCTGGAATGGGTCCAAGATCTTAACATGTTCTTCTGGAGCGAGGAGGAAGTGCGGCAAAGTTTTGCTAAGAGCGTGGCCAAGGCGGTGGCTGAGGTGTGCGATAGGGCTGAGGCTCTTTCCACCGATTTGCGCACCGGGGCCATGGCCCTGGCTTTGGAGCGGGTGAACGAGGCCACGCGGTTAAGAGGCGTCTACCCCTAA
- a CDS encoding polyprenyl synthetase family protein yields the protein MVLPDLEAPLNRFEEALSELIASDVLFVRLIHQDLVTAGGKRIRPRLVFLASRAIGGAPFEMELALAVELLHSATLLHDDLIDDAETRRGKEAAFRRYGNAVSVLSGDFLLSRLLHVIAKTGRMELVERFAQVAKTLSEGEVLQFQVAALEDYSLENYERIITAKTAVLMELSAEGPALLKGVDGEVREALARFGLYYGQAFQMRDDYLDLMGTPEALGKPVGGDVREGKATLITLLLMERFPEVREVLRRKGRREGDLDRLRMLARESGVAEEVERRIRERALLAAAALKPLPPSPYKEALEALALKEAERLS from the coding sequence GTGGTTCTTCCCGACCTCGAGGCTCCCCTTAACCGCTTTGAGGAGGCCCTTTCCGAGTTGATAGCCTCCGACGTCCTCTTCGTGCGCCTGATTCATCAGGACCTGGTGACGGCGGGGGGCAAGCGCATCCGCCCCCGCTTGGTCTTTTTGGCCTCGAGGGCCATCGGGGGCGCTCCCTTCGAGATGGAGCTGGCCTTGGCGGTGGAGCTTCTGCACTCCGCCACGCTTCTCCACGATGACCTCATCGACGATGCGGAAACCCGCCGGGGCAAGGAGGCCGCCTTCCGTCGGTACGGGAATGCGGTTTCCGTACTGTCGGGGGACTTCCTGCTTTCCCGGCTCCTCCATGTGATCGCCAAGACCGGGAGGATGGAGCTGGTGGAGCGCTTCGCCCAGGTGGCCAAGACCTTGAGCGAAGGGGAGGTTTTGCAGTTCCAGGTGGCAGCCCTGGAGGACTACTCCCTGGAAAACTACGAGCGCATCATCACCGCCAAAACGGCGGTGCTTATGGAACTCAGCGCGGAAGGCCCTGCCCTCCTCAAGGGGGTGGATGGGGAGGTGCGGGAGGCCTTGGCCCGCTTTGGCCTTTACTATGGCCAGGCCTTCCAGATGCGGGACGATTACCTGGACCTCATGGGCACCCCCGAGGCCTTGGGCAAACCGGTGGGGGGGGATGTGCGGGAGGGAAAGGCCACGTTGATCACCCTTCTCCTCATGGAGCGCTTTCCCGAGGTGCGGGAGGTTCTAAGGCGTAAGGGAAGGCGTGAGGGGGACTTGGACCGCCTGCGCATGCTGGCTCGGGAAAGCGGGGTGGCGGAGGAGGTGGAAAGGCGTATCCGGGAGAGGGCGCTTCTGGCCGCGGCGGCCCTTAAGCCTCTTCCTCCCTCCCCCTACAAGGAGGCCCTCGAGGCCCTGGCCTTAAAGGAAGCCGAGCGCCTTTCCTAG
- a CDS encoding redox-sensing transcriptional repressor Rex → MKVPSAAISRLVTYLRILEELEAKGVHRTSSEQLAEEAQVTAFQVRKDLSYFGSYGTRGVGYTVPVLKRELRHILGLNRKWGLCIVGMGRLGSALADYPGFGESFELRGFFDVDPEKIGRRVRDGVVEPMDVLPQRVPGRIEIALLTVPREAAQEAADRLVAAGIKGILNFAPTVLEVPKEVVVENVDFLAGLARLSFAILNPKWREEMMG, encoded by the coding sequence ATGAAGGTTCCCAGTGCAGCCATCAGCCGGTTGGTCACGTATCTGCGCATCCTGGAGGAGCTGGAGGCTAAGGGGGTTCACCGCACCAGCTCCGAGCAGCTGGCGGAGGAAGCCCAGGTTACGGCGTTTCAGGTGCGGAAGGACCTTTCCTACTTTGGTTCCTACGGCACCCGGGGGGTGGGCTACACGGTGCCCGTGCTCAAGCGGGAACTCCGCCACATCCTGGGCCTGAACCGAAAGTGGGGCCTGTGCATCGTGGGTATGGGCCGTCTGGGTAGCGCTTTGGCCGACTACCCCGGGTTTGGAGAGAGCTTTGAGCTAAGGGGGTTCTTCGACGTGGATCCCGAGAAGATTGGCCGCCGGGTGAGGGATGGGGTGGTGGAGCCCATGGACGTGCTTCCCCAAAGGGTGCCCGGACGCATAGAGATCGCCCTCCTCACCGTGCCTCGGGAGGCGGCCCAGGAGGCAGCCGACCGCTTGGTGGCCGCGGGGATCAAGGGTATCCTGAACTTTGCCCCCACGGTACTGGAGGTGCCCAAGGAGGTGGTCGTGGAGAACGTGGACTTTCTGGCGGGCCTGGCCCGGCTTAGCTTTGCCATACTGAATCCCAAGTGGCGCGAGGAGATGATGGGGTGA
- a CDS encoding SPOR domain-containing protein: protein MRWLRENWLDFLIFLLIALVAAGIVLYLTGINPFARPRVSASPMPGPSVTSSPPPSPVQPPKVEPAPQAPSPEAKPAPEPVITVLPLPQAPAEAKPAPQDKTPASPGRSPASAPAPSAPAPGGTYRVAVGAFANPENAARLRQELVQKGYPARLEPSGNLTRVVVGPYASEAEAKRVAEALAAYGAQVYRGQGAAPPASGTLYLQVGAFQKEENALALVAKLRGAGLPVVLVKDGVYRVRVGPVAEEEKEAVKARVQALGLEALEVR from the coding sequence ATGCGCTGGCTACGGGAAAACTGGCTGGACTTTCTCATTTTTCTCCTCATCGCCTTGGTGGCGGCGGGTATTGTCCTTTACCTAACCGGAATCAATCCCTTTGCCCGGCCGAGGGTGAGCGCTTCGCCCATGCCCGGTCCTTCGGTAACCTCCTCGCCCCCTCCTTCCCCGGTTCAGCCCCCCAAGGTGGAGCCAGCTCCGCAGGCGCCCTCCCCTGAGGCCAAACCGGCCCCTGAACCCGTGATCACCGTGCTTCCCCTACCCCAGGCTCCAGCGGAGGCCAAGCCAGCACCCCAGGACAAAACCCCTGCCTCGCCCGGAAGATCCCCCGCAAGCGCGCCCGCTCCTTCGGCGCCTGCGCCAGGTGGGACCTACCGGGTGGCGGTGGGGGCCTTTGCCAATCCGGAAAATGCGGCCAGGCTTCGCCAGGAGCTGGTCCAGAAGGGGTACCCGGCTCGCTTGGAGCCTTCGGGGAACCTGACCCGGGTGGTGGTGGGTCCTTACGCCTCCGAGGCCGAGGCCAAACGGGTGGCGGAGGCCTTGGCCGCTTACGGGGCTCAGGTGTACCGCGGCCAGGGGGCGGCCCCGCCGGCCTCGGGTACCCTTTACCTCCAGGTGGGGGCTTTCCAGAAGGAGGAGAACGCCCTGGCTTTGGTCGCGAAACTTAGGGGAGCGGGCTTGCCGGTGGTTCTAGTAAAGGATGGGGTCTACCGGGTGCGGGTGGGCCCGGTGGCCGAGGAGGAGAAGGAGGCCGTCAAGGCCAGGGTGCAGGCCTTGGGCCTCGAGGCCTTGGAGGTGCGATGA